The following proteins are co-located in the Trichormus variabilis 0441 genome:
- a CDS encoding M15 family metallopeptidase: MNKAGFSGEPHDPFDELSDDIPVALRDTPGITPKQRLQRLIFVMGAVGAFVILAIVSGFVFFITTPRKTTESQPSPAIADATPIPTASNPADLQAVLGHLAYPEAPESELVPISRDGRIRMRRTAAQRFQEMAQAARSAGVILLPISGFRSVKEQEQLFFAIGAQRNQTPAQRAALSAPPGHSEHHTGYAVDIGDGAAPTTNLQAIFENTRAFKWLEANAARFGFEMSFPKDNSQGVSYEPWHWRFVGDRNSLETFYKARNLKPVKTPQ; this comes from the coding sequence GTGAATAAAGCTGGGTTTTCTGGAGAGCCACACGACCCATTTGATGAACTTAGTGATGATATCCCAGTAGCCTTACGCGACACTCCTGGTATCACACCTAAACAACGCTTACAACGCCTGATTTTCGTGATGGGTGCAGTAGGCGCGTTTGTGATACTGGCGATTGTTAGTGGTTTTGTTTTTTTTATCACCACGCCTAGAAAAACTACTGAGTCTCAGCCTTCGCCAGCTATTGCTGATGCTACACCAATACCTACAGCCAGCAACCCGGCTGATCTGCAAGCTGTATTAGGTCATTTGGCTTACCCAGAGGCTCCAGAGTCAGAATTAGTGCCAATCAGCAGGGATGGACGCATCCGAATGCGTAGAACTGCTGCTCAACGGTTCCAAGAAATGGCACAGGCAGCGCGGAGTGCGGGTGTAATTCTATTGCCTATTTCGGGTTTTCGTTCTGTAAAAGAGCAAGAGCAATTATTTTTTGCTATCGGCGCTCAACGTAATCAAACCCCAGCCCAAAGAGCAGCTCTCAGCGCTCCTCCTGGTCATAGTGAACACCACACAGGTTACGCTGTGGATATTGGGGACGGTGCAGCACCCACAACCAATTTACAAGCTATTTTTGAAAATACCAGAGCTTTTAAATGGTTAGAGGCTAATGCAGCTCGCTTTGGCTTTGAGATGTCTTTTCCCAAGGACAATTCTCAAGGAGTAAGTTATGAACCTTGGCACTGGCGTTTTGTAGGCGATCGCAATAGCCTAGAAACATTCTATAAAGCTAGGAATTTAAAACCTGTTAAAACACCGCAATAA
- a CDS encoding serine/threonine-protein kinase, which produces MVYRSSGVHCINPDCQRPYPQPWGNKFCNSCGAVLQLLDRYVPLQTLGAGGFAQIYTVWDEKTQTEKVLKVLIEDSPKALELFTQEAEVLVRLRHPGVPKVEADGHFQVNLSNPKPRQLPCLVMEKINGPTLEEMLNKYPQGCPENLVLNWLTQGIKILQELHKHQIIHRDIKPSNLMLRTPSPSVISQGGTGWEQLVLIDFGGAKQFNTGRQRQESSSTRLFSSGYSPPEQVTGGHIGPSVDFYALGRTMIELLTGKYPPELEDPQTGVLHWRNRVTIRPELADLLDEMVHEDVRSRPANAAMIQKRLTKINQPASGQNNFQQWLTQLANQLALLNQSTEQVFSNLGQTLGKILRWIAQTIVKIITACFSTIWAMLLTGLGASVGTIAGFILAYRTNLGDRLIEFIASQLPELIPNPESGFGAEIIVFAAAGLGTAWGLTASGCFAQRRRFLVASFMGIISYAFGWLLWQIITSTADSGEGLVGATSIAVFLLALSMSFRSHHIVYAMIGSFGTAIVVAILIVLGFPTTVLQFSNRHLWSELSLPIIFFSSIGILMSFWLGVSYYLIVPGLRFLGWR; this is translated from the coding sequence TTGGTATACCGTTCTTCTGGGGTTCACTGCATAAATCCTGACTGTCAACGTCCCTACCCCCAGCCCTGGGGTAACAAATTTTGTAACAGCTGTGGCGCGGTGCTACAGTTGTTAGATCGTTATGTGCCACTACAGACCTTGGGTGCGGGGGGTTTTGCACAAATTTATACCGTTTGGGATGAAAAGACCCAAACGGAAAAAGTGCTAAAGGTGTTGATAGAAGATTCCCCAAAGGCGTTGGAATTATTTACGCAAGAGGCAGAAGTTTTAGTCAGGTTACGCCATCCTGGTGTCCCCAAAGTTGAGGCTGATGGTCATTTTCAAGTTAATTTATCCAATCCCAAGCCGCGCCAACTACCTTGTTTGGTAATGGAAAAAATTAACGGGCCGACTTTGGAGGAAATGTTGAACAAATATCCCCAGGGATGCCCAGAAAATTTGGTATTAAACTGGTTAACTCAAGGGATCAAGATTTTACAAGAATTACATAAGCATCAAATCATACATCGTGATATCAAACCTTCTAATTTGATGTTACGTACTCCCTCGCCCAGTGTCATCTCTCAAGGGGGAACAGGATGGGAACAATTAGTTTTAATTGATTTCGGTGGGGCAAAACAATTTAATACAGGAAGACAGCGCCAAGAATCTAGTTCCACAAGGTTATTTTCTTCGGGTTACAGTCCACCAGAACAAGTGACGGGTGGGCATATCGGGCCGAGTGTTGATTTTTATGCCCTCGGTCGTACGATGATTGAATTACTCACAGGTAAGTATCCACCAGAGTTGGAAGATCCCCAGACGGGGGTTTTGCATTGGCGTAATAGAGTTACTATCAGACCTGAGTTGGCAGATTTACTAGATGAGATGGTGCATGAGGATGTGCGATCGCGCCCGGCGAATGCTGCTATGATTCAAAAGCGGTTAACAAAAATTAACCAGCCCGCTTCAGGACAGAACAATTTTCAACAGTGGTTAACACAGCTTGCCAATCAACTAGCACTATTAAATCAATCTACAGAGCAAGTTTTCAGCAACTTGGGACAAACCTTAGGCAAAATCCTGCGGTGGATTGCACAGACAATAGTGAAAATCATCACAGCTTGTTTTTCCACCATTTGGGCAATGTTGTTAACTGGTCTTGGTGCGAGTGTAGGAACGATCGCTGGATTTATTTTGGCATATCGCACAAACTTAGGCGATCGCTTAATAGAATTTATTGCCAGTCAATTACCCGAATTAATACCTAACCCTGAATCAGGATTTGGTGCAGAAATCATCGTATTTGCGGCCGCAGGCTTAGGTACAGCCTGGGGACTGACAGCATCCGGATGTTTTGCCCAAAGACGGCGGTTTTTAGTCGCCTCATTCATGGGGATAATCAGCTACGCCTTTGGCTGGTTATTGTGGCAAATCATCACATCAACCGCAGATAGCGGTGAAGGTTTAGTAGGCGCAACCTCCATAGCCGTATTTTTACTAGCTCTAAGTATGAGTTTCCGTAGCCATCACATAGTTTATGCCATGATTGGCTCATTTGGAACAGCGATCGTTGTGGCAATTTTGATAGTTTTAGGTTTTCCCACTACCGTTTTACAATTTTCTAATCGTCACCTCTGGTCAGAATTATCCTTACCTATCATCTTCTTTAGCTCTATCGGTATTTTGATGAGCTTTTGGTTAGGCGTAAGCTACTACCTCATTGTGCCAGGATTGCGGTTTTTGGGTTGGCGTTGA
- a CDS encoding phycocyanobilin:ferredoxin oxidoreductase has translation MSLTSIPSLREQQHPLIRQLADCIEEVWHQHLDLSPYHLPAELGYVEGRLEGEKLTIENRCYQTPQFRKMHLELAKVGNMLDILHCVMFPRPEYDLPMFGCDLVGGRGQISAAIADLSPVHLDRTLPASYNSALTNLDTLNFSQPRELPEWGNIFSDFCIFVRPSSPEEEAMFLGRVREFLQVHCQGAIAASPVSAEQKQHILAGQHNYCSKQQQNDKTRRVLEKAFGTDWAENYMTTVLFDLPE, from the coding sequence ATGTCACTTACTTCCATTCCCTCGCTACGTGAGCAACAACATCCCCTCATTCGCCAACTAGCTGACTGTATTGAAGAAGTTTGGCATCAGCACTTGGATTTGTCGCCTTACCATTTGCCTGCTGAGTTGGGGTATGTGGAAGGGAGACTAGAGGGTGAGAAACTGACGATTGAAAACCGTTGCTATCAAACACCCCAGTTTCGGAAGATGCACTTGGAATTAGCCAAGGTAGGAAATATGCTCGACATCCTGCACTGTGTGATGTTTCCCCGTCCAGAGTATGACCTACCGATGTTTGGCTGTGACTTGGTTGGGGGTAGGGGTCAAATTAGTGCAGCGATCGCTGACCTTTCTCCTGTACACTTAGACCGCACCCTACCTGCATCCTATAATTCGGCGCTGACAAATCTCGACACACTAAATTTCTCTCAACCCAGAGAATTGCCAGAATGGGGAAATATCTTCTCTGATTTCTGCATTTTTGTGCGTCCGAGTTCGCCAGAAGAAGAGGCGATGTTTTTAGGACGAGTGCGGGAGTTTTTGCAAGTTCATTGTCAAGGTGCGATCGCCGCTAGTCCTGTTTCAGCAGAACAAAAACAGCACATTTTGGCTGGACAACACAATTACTGTAGCAAACAGCAACAAAACGATAAAACTCGCCGGGTGCTAGAAAAAGCTTTTGGTACAGATTGGGCAGAAAATTACATGACCACAGTGTTGTTTGACCTCCCAGAATAA
- a CDS encoding DUF2231 domain-containing protein, which yields MNSQLIDQLRLKLGVNGLPYEIPMHPILVHLTLGLFIIAILFDIAGAIFPLERSIFKFLGLTAIRANFFDVGWYNLLGAAAVTFFTVAFGFFELLLANPPINQKSDWGLNASWTMLLHGLGGVLLLGLIVAMTVWRGLQRYYWRKDASRQVQWNYLLAGIAMLGILFVHGTLGGQMGSEFGIHVTAAKLLPEGANSNLLPK from the coding sequence ATGAACTCCCAACTCATTGACCAATTAAGATTGAAATTAGGTGTTAACGGACTGCCCTACGAAATCCCTATGCACCCAATACTGGTGCATCTAACATTAGGCTTATTTATTATTGCCATCTTGTTTGACATAGCAGGAGCTATTTTTCCTCTAGAAAGATCCATCTTTAAATTCTTGGGACTGACTGCTATTCGTGCCAACTTCTTTGATGTTGGTTGGTACAACCTGCTAGGCGCAGCTGCTGTGACTTTTTTCACAGTCGCATTTGGTTTTTTCGAGCTACTACTGGCAAACCCACCAATTAATCAAAAGAGTGATTGGGGGTTAAACGCCTCTTGGACAATGCTTTTGCATGGTTTGGGTGGTGTTCTTTTGTTGGGGCTGATTGTTGCCATGACTGTGTGGAGAGGTTTACAACGCTACTACTGGCGCAAAGATGCTTCCAGACAAGTGCAGTGGAATTACTTGTTAGCAGGTATCGCAATGCTGGGCATCTTGTTTGTTCACGGAACTTTAGGAGGGCAAATGGGATCAGAATTTGGCATTCATGTTACTGCTGCTAAGTTACTCCCAGAAGGCGCAAACTCAAACTTACTACCCAAATAA
- a CDS encoding cytochrome c oxidase subunit I, whose amino-acid sequence MTHDSLDATSQNEPENNWRQYLSFSTDHKVIGVQYMVMTFIFFLIGGLLAMLIRAELITPASNVVDRPLYNGLFTLHGTIMIFLWIIPFNAGISNYLVPLMIGARDMAFPLLNAISFWMIPPSGILLISSFLLPNGTAQSGWWSYPPISLQIPPGQPINGEFIWIVSLVLIGISSIMGAVNFVTTIFWMRAPGMTFFRMPVFVWSVLSAQLLQLVNLPSLTGALILLLFDLSLGTQFFKPLENGDPIIYQHLFWFYSHPAVYIMALPAFGIFAEVLPAFSRNPLFGYRSLAIASLGIAVVSIFVWVHHMFTSATPGWMRMLFMVTSMLVAVPTGVKAFGWTATIWKSKLHLETPMLFAMGGATMFLLGGVTGVMLAAVPFDIHVHNTYFIVGHFHYIVFNTITMAIFAAIYFWFPKITGRMYAEGWGKVHFWLTFLGANLTFFPMLPLGLQGMVRRISSYDPRYQGWNIVASLGGFLLGVSVLPFIANMVGSLLYGQKATDNPWLATGLEWTTTSPPPRDNFKEIPVVKRPPYDYGDPKYSVIEPPDYHQSEN is encoded by the coding sequence ATGACACATGATTCTCTAGATGCAACATCTCAAAATGAGCCTGAGAATAACTGGCGACAATACCTCAGCTTTAGCACCGACCATAAGGTGATCGGCGTTCAGTACATGGTGATGACTTTCATTTTCTTCTTGATTGGCGGACTATTGGCGATGCTCATCCGTGCCGAACTGATTACGCCAGCATCAAATGTAGTTGATCGCCCTCTGTACAACGGCTTATTTACTTTGCACGGGACAATTATGATTTTTCTGTGGATTATCCCGTTCAATGCAGGTATCTCTAACTACTTAGTACCGCTAATGATTGGCGCACGGGATATGGCGTTTCCCCTACTCAACGCCATCTCTTTCTGGATGATTCCACCAAGCGGGATTTTATTAATATCTAGCTTCTTGCTGCCCAATGGGACGGCGCAGTCTGGCTGGTGGTCTTATCCGCCAATTAGTCTGCAAATTCCTCCAGGTCAACCAATTAACGGTGAATTTATTTGGATTGTCAGTCTAGTCCTGATTGGCATCTCTTCCATTATGGGGGCTGTGAACTTTGTGACTACTATTTTTTGGATGCGCGCCCCAGGAATGACATTTTTCCGAATGCCTGTGTTTGTTTGGTCAGTTCTCAGCGCCCAGTTGTTGCAGCTGGTGAATTTGCCTTCCTTAACAGGTGCATTGATATTACTATTATTTGATCTCAGTTTGGGAACGCAATTCTTCAAACCCTTAGAGAATGGCGACCCGATTATCTACCAGCATTTATTTTGGTTCTATTCCCACCCCGCAGTTTATATCATGGCGCTACCAGCCTTCGGTATTTTTGCTGAGGTTCTGCCTGCCTTTTCCCGTAACCCCTTGTTTGGCTATCGGTCACTGGCTATTGCTTCTTTAGGCATTGCTGTAGTCAGCATCTTTGTCTGGGTACATCATATGTTCACCAGTGCTACCCCTGGCTGGATGCGGATGTTATTTATGGTGACATCGATGTTGGTTGCCGTACCTACTGGTGTCAAAGCATTTGGTTGGACTGCCACAATTTGGAAGAGCAAACTGCACCTAGAGACACCCATGCTGTTCGCTATGGGAGGCGCAACTATGTTTTTGCTCGGAGGTGTGACTGGGGTGATGCTGGCAGCAGTACCGTTTGATATCCACGTCCACAATACTTATTTTATAGTGGGACACTTCCACTACATTGTCTTTAATACCATCACAATGGCAATTTTTGCTGCCATCTACTTTTGGTTTCCGAAGATCACCGGGCGGATGTACGCTGAAGGCTGGGGTAAGGTGCATTTTTGGTTAACTTTTCTTGGTGCTAACCTGACTTTCTTCCCTATGCTCCCATTGGGTTTACAGGGAATGGTGCGCCGAATTTCCTCTTACGACCCACGCTATCAAGGATGGAATATCGTCGCCAGTCTAGGAGGATTCTTGCTGGGGGTATCTGTACTACCTTTTATTGCCAATATGGTGGGTTCATTGCTTTATGGACAGAAGGCAACTGATAATCCCTGGCTCGCTACTGGACTGGAATGGACAACTACCTCACCACCACCGCGAGATAACTTTAAAGAGATTCCAGTCGTCAAAAGACCTCCATATGACTATGGTGATCCCAAATACTCAGTCATCGAACCTCCCGATTATCATCAGTCTGAAAATTAG
- a CDS encoding DUF2231 domain-containing protein — protein sequence MFALLLNSQNLPYPDPIHPIVVHFVIAMVFFSFFCDVVGYFTRNPRLFEVGFWNMFVAAIAIFVAIIFGQFEAGLAQVYPAVQSTLNFHTIMGWSLGAIVAAITAWRWVIRNRHPLKVPSAYLGVATFLICLVFLQVYLGSKLFWVYGLHVEPVVEAMNQRISP from the coding sequence ATGTTCGCTCTGCTTCTTAATAGCCAAAATCTCCCCTACCCCGACCCCATACACCCAATTGTTGTGCATTTCGTGATTGCAATGGTGTTTTTCTCATTCTTTTGCGATGTGGTCGGCTATTTTACCCGCAATCCACGTTTGTTTGAGGTCGGTTTTTGGAATATGTTTGTTGCGGCGATCGCCATTTTTGTCGCGATCATTTTTGGGCAGTTTGAAGCAGGCTTGGCACAAGTTTATCCAGCAGTCCAGTCCACACTTAACTTTCATACAATCATGGGTTGGTCACTTGGGGCGATCGTTGCCGCTATTACAGCTTGGCGTTGGGTGATTCGCAATCGCCACCCCCTCAAAGTTCCATCTGCTTACCTTGGTGTGGCAACATTTTTGATTTGTTTAGTGTTCTTGCAAGTGTACTTGGGAAGCAAGCTGTTTTGGGTATACGGATTGCACGTTGAGCCAGTTGTTGAAGCGATGAACCAGAGGATATCGCCATGA
- a CDS encoding AEC family transporter, which translates to MINLLELYVKLVSLVLVGFILGRKLPSTVPTRLGQFLFWVGVPISIVSFLRQTDLSGQIWIAPAIAYLAILLGAFFAWLAIKGQTYFSNTTPEKPTQGSLLLAAMIGNTGYLGFPITLAMVGKEYFAWALFYDLLGSFPGAYALGVALGAHFGTNLHNHNQFTQVTRAIIINPALWSFGFGLLFRQIAIPEILEYGLDKFAWSMVALSLVLIGMRLSKLNSLANLPQVGISLGIKMLIVPLILGYTLPLFGLTGPAAKVIILQTAMPPAFACLVIAETFNLDHNLAVTTIAVGAMLLLLTLPMWLWLF; encoded by the coding sequence TTGATAAATCTCCTAGAACTATACGTCAAACTTGTCAGCTTAGTCTTAGTAGGTTTTATTCTGGGACGCAAGCTACCTAGTACAGTTCCTACCCGTCTGGGTCAGTTTCTTTTCTGGGTGGGAGTACCGATAAGTATAGTATCTTTTCTCCGACAAACTGACTTATCAGGACAAATCTGGATTGCTCCGGCGATCGCATACTTGGCTATTCTACTAGGTGCGTTCTTCGCTTGGCTAGCAATCAAAGGACAGACATACTTCAGTAATACAACACCGGAAAAACCTACCCAGGGAAGCTTGTTACTAGCAGCCATGATAGGTAACACAGGTTACTTAGGCTTTCCCATTACCTTAGCAATGGTAGGTAAAGAATACTTTGCTTGGGCATTATTTTACGATTTACTGGGGTCTTTTCCTGGTGCTTATGCCTTGGGCGTAGCATTAGGCGCTCATTTCGGTACTAACTTACACAATCACAACCAATTTACGCAAGTAACAAGAGCTATTATTATTAATCCGGCTCTATGGAGTTTCGGATTTGGCTTACTATTTCGCCAAATAGCCATTCCTGAAATTTTGGAATATGGCTTAGATAAATTTGCCTGGAGTATGGTGGCTTTATCTCTAGTATTAATTGGAATGCGCTTAAGCAAACTAAATTCCTTAGCTAACCTACCGCAGGTAGGTATCAGCTTAGGAATCAAAATGCTGATAGTTCCCCTAATTTTAGGCTACACCTTACCGCTTTTTGGATTAACCGGGCCAGCCGCCAAAGTGATTATCCTGCAAACGGCCATGCCCCCAGCCTTTGCCTGTCTAGTAATCGCCGAAACTTTCAATTTAGACCACAACCTCGCAGTCACCACAATAGCCGTGGGAGCTATGTTACTACTCCTAACGCTCCCCATGTGGCTATGGTTGTTTTGA
- a CDS encoding cytochrome c oxidase subunit II, producing the protein MLRFLEYLLIVGCIAVLLVVSHGMGQVAYSWMPLEATAEAQKVDDLFSFLVSMGAFIILGLVGMMVYSVLFFRAPKNDYSEGHPSRGDIRLEILWTATPTLLVLWVAWQGFNIYQQLDVLGLQQVVHLHTPVEEPVYAASISDIPKPADETIEVFVQQWDWSFRYPNNVTSQELHLPVNLRTRLNMHAKDVLHSFYVPEFRLQQYIVPGRNIDLVVTPIRMGKYKLKDSLFSGTYFALMDANVHVESLEQYNQWLTQAKHESMSIKNQAVAEYSQPPKTLFKSGWYTVAPDCCFGAAQRANANERKVMNDT; encoded by the coding sequence ATGCTGAGATTTTTAGAATATTTATTAATAGTCGGTTGTATAGCAGTGCTACTCGTTGTTAGTCATGGGATGGGGCAGGTAGCTTATTCTTGGATGCCTCTGGAAGCCACAGCAGAAGCGCAAAAGGTTGATGATTTATTTAGCTTTTTAGTTTCAATGGGTGCATTTATTATTCTTGGGCTTGTAGGCATGATGGTGTACTCGGTACTTTTCTTCCGCGCACCCAAAAATGACTACAGCGAGGGACACCCATCTAGAGGCGATATAAGACTAGAAATTTTATGGACGGCAACTCCAACCTTACTAGTTTTGTGGGTTGCTTGGCAGGGCTTCAATATATATCAGCAATTAGATGTTTTAGGTTTGCAACAAGTTGTACATTTGCATACACCTGTAGAAGAACCAGTCTATGCCGCATCAATCAGCGATATCCCTAAACCAGCTGATGAAACTATTGAGGTTTTTGTCCAGCAGTGGGACTGGTCTTTCCGCTATCCCAATAATGTTACTAGTCAGGAATTGCACCTGCCTGTAAATCTTCGTACTCGCCTGAATATGCACGCTAAGGACGTACTCCACAGTTTTTACGTCCCTGAGTTTCGCTTACAGCAGTATATTGTCCCAGGACGCAACATTGACCTTGTGGTTACACCCATTCGCATGGGCAAATACAAGCTCAAAGATTCTTTATTTAGCGGTACTTACTTTGCTTTGATGGATGCCAATGTACACGTTGAATCCCTTGAGCAATATAACCAGTGGCTTACCCAAGCAAAACACGAATCAATGAGTATCAAAAATCAGGCTGTTGCTGAGTATAGCCAACCGCCAAAAACTTTGTTTAAGAGTGGCTGGTACACTGTCGCACCAGATTGCTGTTTCGGAGCCGCCCAAAGGGCTAACGCCAACGAAAGGAAAGTAATGAATGACACATGA
- a CDS encoding phosphoribosyltransferase, with product MPDLYVSWSEYHYKIEQLAAHIYQSGWEFNQIVCLARGGLRVGDIISRIYHKPLAILATSSYSGAGKQERGYLTVSRHLTMTTESLGSHILLIDDLVDSGITLQETIPWLKQYSDSPIEEIRTAVVWYKACSAIAPNYYVDYLPDNPWIHQPFEHYEHINPADLAARVGQYC from the coding sequence ATGCCAGACCTTTACGTTTCTTGGTCAGAGTATCACTATAAAATTGAGCAACTGGCTGCTCATATTTATCAATCTGGCTGGGAATTCAATCAGATTGTCTGTTTAGCCAGGGGTGGACTACGAGTGGGAGATATCATTTCCCGTATCTATCACAAACCCCTAGCAATTTTAGCTACATCTTCTTATAGTGGCGCAGGTAAGCAAGAAAGAGGTTATTTAACTGTTTCTCGTCATCTGACAATGACAACCGAAAGTTTAGGCTCACACATTCTCCTAATCGATGACTTAGTAGACTCTGGAATCACGCTCCAAGAAACCATCCCTTGGCTAAAACAATATAGTGATTCCCCGATTGAGGAAATCCGCACAGCTGTAGTTTGGTATAAAGCTTGTTCAGCAATAGCACCTAATTACTACGTCGATTACTTACCTGACAATCCTTGGATTCATCAGCCCTTTGAACATTATGAGCATATCAATCCCGCAGATTTGGCGGCTAGGGTGGGTCAGTATTGTTGA
- a CDS encoding MFS transporter: MKNSQKLDLKTKLAYGAGDLGPAITANISIFFLLIFFTNVAGIPAGLAGSVLMIGKIWDAVNDPFVGVLTDKTKSRRWGRRLPWMLYGAIPFGIFFFLQWIVPRFSSDQGSNVWALFWYYVVIGLISQVFYTVVNLPYTALTPELTQDYDERTSLNSFRFAFSIGGSILSLILSKVVLSLISDRQQQYIVLAAICTVISVISLYWCVFGVRDRVLAFEAKRIQIEDSDSIPFFEQLKIVFSNRPFLFVIGIYLFSWLGVQITASIIPYFVINCMSLPESDIPTTMIAVQGTALLMLFVWTALSKKIGKKLVYFLGMSLWIIAAAGLFFLQPGQISLMYVMAIMAGVGVSTAYLVPWSMIPDVIELDELQTGQRREGIFYGFMVLLQKFGLAFGLFLVGNALQASGFKEAVAGQTTLPIQPESALFAIRIAVGPLPTICLIFGLVLTYFYPITREMHAEILLKLQERQKQRETHPE, encoded by the coding sequence ATGAAAAATAGTCAAAAATTAGATTTGAAAACCAAGCTGGCTTACGGTGCCGGTGATTTAGGCCCAGCAATTACCGCTAATATTTCTATATTCTTTCTATTAATTTTTTTTACCAACGTTGCTGGTATTCCGGCTGGTTTGGCGGGCAGTGTTTTAATGATTGGTAAAATCTGGGACGCTGTTAACGATCCTTTTGTGGGGGTATTGACGGATAAAACTAAGTCTCGGCGCTGGGGTCGTCGTTTGCCCTGGATGCTTTATGGGGCAATTCCCTTTGGAATTTTCTTTTTCTTACAGTGGATTGTACCGCGATTTAGTAGCGACCAGGGTAGTAATGTCTGGGCGTTGTTTTGGTATTACGTAGTGATTGGGTTGATTTCCCAGGTGTTTTACACCGTTGTAAATCTGCCTTATACAGCCCTGACTCCAGAACTTACCCAAGATTATGACGAACGCACTAGCCTCAATAGTTTTCGCTTCGCCTTTTCTATTGGTGGCAGCATTTTATCTTTAATTTTATCTAAAGTTGTTTTGTCGTTGATTAGCGATCGCCAACAACAGTATATAGTTTTAGCGGCAATTTGCACCGTCATCTCGGTTATATCATTATATTGGTGCGTGTTTGGGGTGCGCGATCGCGTATTGGCATTTGAAGCAAAACGTATTCAAATTGAGGACTCTGACTCTATTCCCTTTTTTGAGCAATTAAAAATTGTTTTCAGCAATCGCCCTTTTCTATTTGTGATTGGCATATATTTGTTTTCTTGGTTAGGAGTACAAATCACAGCCAGCATTATTCCCTACTTTGTGATCAATTGTATGTCTTTGCCTGAATCAGATATACCCACAACGATGATTGCAGTGCAAGGGACTGCTTTATTGATGTTATTTGTCTGGACAGCTTTAAGTAAAAAAATTGGGAAAAAACTTGTTTATTTCTTGGGAATGAGTCTGTGGATTATTGCAGCTGCTGGACTCTTTTTCTTACAACCCGGTCAAATCAGTTTAATGTATGTCATGGCTATCATGGCGGGTGTGGGTGTATCCACAGCTTACTTAGTCCCCTGGTCAATGATTCCCGATGTCATTGAATTGGACGAACTGCAAACTGGACAACGGCGAGAAGGGATTTTTTACGGCTTCATGGTTTTATTGCAGAAATTTGGTTTAGCGTTCGGCTTATTTCTGGTGGGTAACGCCTTGCAAGCATCTGGTTTTAAAGAAGCTGTTGCTGGACAAACTACTCTACCAATACAACCAGAATCGGCTCTTTTCGCTATCCGTATTGCCGTTGGGCCTTTACCCACCATCTGTTTAATTTTTGGCTTAGTCTTAACCTATTTCTACCCCATTACCCGTGAAATGCACGCGGAAATTCTGCTAAAACTCCAAGAACGTCAAAAGCAAAGAGAAACACATCCAGAGTGA